Below is a window of Myxococcales bacterium DNA.
CAGCGCGGTCTTGACCAGCTCGCCGTGGTCTTTTGCCATGTGAATGGCGTCGGGGTAACCGAGGAAATCCGGCGCGTGCAGCATGAACATGTGCAGCACGTGGCTCTCGATCCATTCCCCGCAATACAGCAGCCGGCGCAGGGCGCGGATCTCTGGCGTCAGCTCCGCGCCGACGGCGTCCTCGATGGCGTGGCAAGCGCTCATCTGGTACGCGACCGGGCAGATGCCACAGATGCGTGCGGTGATGTCCGGAGCCTCGAGCTGAGATCTGCCCCGCAGCAATCCCTCGAAGAAGCGCGGCGGCTCGAAGATGCGAAGCTCCACACTCTTCGGTTCATTGCCTTTGAAGCGGATCGTCAGTGCACCCTCGCCCTCGACGCGCGCCAGGTAGTCGACGTTGATGGTGCGGGTGTTCTTGCTCATTTCGCCTCGTCCTTTTCCGCGGTGAGGCTTCGATGTTCGCCGTGGAAGGCGGGTGCTGCGGCGTTGAACGTCGAATACAGGCGCGCGATCTCGGATTTGCTCGTGCCGACCTTCGAGAGGGCCGACCTGAGCCCGGGCGGATTGGCGCTCTCGGCCGGGCCGAAACAGCCGAAGCAGCCTCGGCTGTAGCGGGGGCAGAGGGCCCCGCAGCCGGTGTGCGTGACCGGCCCGAGACAGGGGATCCCCTGGGCCACCATCACACACACCGCGCCGGCGCGCTTGCAGTCGAGACACACCGAGTGGTTCGCGACGCGCGGCGGGCGCCCATTGAGGAAGGCGTTCAGCACCTCGAGCAGCTGGTGTTTGTCGACTGGACAACCGCGTAGCTCGAAGTCGACCCGGACATGCTCCGCGACGCCCGTCGACCTCGCGAGCGTGTGGATGTACTCGGGTCGGGCGTAGACCACCCGCGTGTACTCGCTCACGTCCCCGTAGTTCCTGAGCGCCTGGATCCCGCCGGCGGTCGCACAGGCACCGATCGTGACGAGCTTCTTGCTGTTGGCCCGGATGGCGCGCAAGCGGTCGAGATCGTGCTCATTCGTGATCGAGCCTTCGACCAACGTGAGGTCGTAGGGGCCGCGCAGCACACGGCTGGAGGCCTCGAGGAAGTGCGCGATGTCGACCGCCCCGGCCACCGCCAGCAGCTCGTCCTCGCAGTCGAGCAGGCTGAGCTGGCAACCGTCGCACGAGGCCAGCTTGAACACCGCGAGCTTGGGCTTTCGAGTCGTTCTCATGCTCAGAGCTCCCGTACACTCATCAGGCGCACCAGCTGAGTCAGCGGATAGACGGGGCCATCTTTGCAGATGAAGGTTGGACCGAGCTGGCAGTGTCCACACGAACCGACGCCGCACTTCATGTTGCGCTCCATCGAGAGGTAGATGCGGGGCGCGGGCATGCCGAGGCCCTCGAGCTCACGCGACGCGAAACGCATCATGACCTCGGGCCCACACAGCATCGCGACGCTGTCGTGGGGTGTGAAGTCGAAGTGTCGGAGCAGCTTCGTGACCACACCCGTCTGTCCGCGCCATTCCGGATCGCCGCGGTCCACCGTGACCTCGAGCTGCACGTCCATGCGACCGCGCCAGCGCGCGATTTCTTTGGTGTAGAGCAGGTCGCCCGGCGTTCGGGCGCCGTACGCAATGCACACGCGTCCGAACACCTTGCGCCGAGACAGCACGCTGTAGATGGTGGGTCTCAGGGGTGCGAGGCCGATGCCGCCCGCGACCAGGAGCACGTCCTTGCCCTGGGCCTCGTCCACCGGCCAGGGCGTGCCGAACGGTCCGCGTACGCCGATGACGTCGCCCTTTTTCAAGCCCTGCAGCGCGCGCGTGACGGGGCCGACTGCTCGCACCGTGTGAGTCAGCACGCCCGGTCTCAGCGGGTCGCCGCTGATCGAGATGGGCACCTCGCCGAAACCGAAGGCGTAGAGCATGTTGAACTGCCCCGGTGCGAACCGGAATCCGCCCCGTGGCCTGGCGTCGAGGTCGAAGCTGAAGGTGTCGGCCGTCTCGTTGCGGATGCGCAAGATCGCCATCGGTTCGGGGAACAGCGCGTCGGTCATCGAAGCTCCGCTTTGTACACGTCCAGCTGTTGCAGGCGGGCCTGCGTCAGGCGTTCGTCGGCGGCGGCCAGTAGCCGTAGCGTGAGGGCGTAGCCGAAACCGTGGTCGGCTTGCACCTTCCCGCGCACACAGTTCGCGTCCAGTGCAAACGCGAGTGTGGGCTCGAGCGCACGCGCGTCGAGGTGCCAGCGGAACGGCGGCAAGAGCACGGACCAGCCGAGGACGTCGCCCGGAACCAACGTGTCGATCTTGAGGGAGCCCCTGCCCGGGAGGTAGTTCTCGAGCGCGACCGTCCCGCTCCGGATCAGGAACATCGATTCGGAGGCCGAGCCCTCGCGGACCAGGTATTCGCCGGCGTCGAAGCGGGCGTTCTTGGCGCATCCGGCCAAGAACTCGACCTGCGACTGGGTGAGCGCTTTGCAGAAGGGTTGCTCAGCCAGCGAACGTGCGAGCGATTCTACTTCCATGGGGCTCCCTCCGGGGTTCCGACGGCTTTGCTGGGACGAGAGACGGCGGCCGCTTCTTCGGTGATGTCGATGCCGACCGGGCACCAGGTGATGCAGCGGCCACAACCGACGCAGCCCGAGGTGCCGAACTGGTCGTGCCAGGTCGAGAGTTTGTGCAACAACCACTGGCGATAACGCGCGCCGACGCTGGGGCGAACCGAGCCCCCGTGCAGGTAGCTGAAATCGAGAGTGAAACACGAGTCCCAGCGTCGACGTCGTTCGGCGCTCGAGCCATCGAGCTCGGTGAAGTCGTCGATCGTCGTGCAGAAGCAGGTTGGACACACGAGGGTGCAGTTTGCGCAGCCCAGACAGCGCGTACCCAGGTCGGAGTAACGCGGGTGTTCGGCGTTTGCGGCGAGTCGCTCGCGCAGGCCCGCGGTCTCCAGGTGTCGAGTGATGCGCTCGCCCGCGGCGACCGGGATCTTGGCGGCGAGCGCCCGATCGGCGTGGCTCGCCGAGACGAGCGCGAGCTCCTGCACCAGCGTGACCCCGATGGCGCTGCCGGTCTCCACGATGAAACGGTGTGGCCCGCCGTCAATCAGCTCCGTCAACGCCAGATCCCACGGCGCCGCGGCGCGCGGACCAGTCCCCATGGACGTGCAGAAGCAGCTTGCGGATGGCGAGCCACAGTGCACGGCAACCACGATGACCTCGGCGCGACGTGCGGCGTAGCGCTCGTCGCGATGACGATCATTGCCGAGCACACGATCTTGAAGCCGGAGCGCGGCGAGATCACAGCCGCGGGCGCCGAGCAGCGCCAGCTTTCGCGTGACCATGGGCTCCTGGGCGAAGCGCAGCGACTTGCCCTCGCGGTGCACTCGAAACAGGCGCTCCTCGGGCAAGAGGCAGTACTTCTTGAACGAGCTGACGCCCACGGCGTAGCCGAAGACGGCGGCGTCTAGCCGCGCCGCTACGCGGTACCGACCCGGCTCCTGGGTGTCACCAAGGCCCGCCGGGAGCTCGGCGTCGCTCGTGATGGAGTCAATCACGATGGCCCCGTCCCGAAGCGTTGGCCCGACGACGTCGTAGCCGCGCGAGCGGAGCGCGCTCACGAGCGCTCCCAGTGCGGGTCGAGGCATCAGCCAGGCGTCCATCGGTGTGCTCCGTCCGACCGACCGCGGTCATCACAGCGCTGCGCTCGCTCGGACACGGCCTGCGGATTCAGGATGCGTGCCAGAACGCGGACGCGTTTCCGCCGGAACTGTGTGTGCACCGCCAGGCGAAATCCGTCCGAGTTGCGTTGACGAGGCCCGCTCGCGCAACGCCTGCGCAGTCAACCGGTCGGCGGTGGGAGTCGGTCGGCCGAAACCCGACCGTGACGGAAGCGCCGTATCCCGCTGCCCGGCTTCATCGGGCGCCGAAGGTCATCGTCGCGGAGATCTGCACCGGCGCGCGTGTGGGTTTCGGGAAGCGCGCCGGGCGGATGCTCCGCGCGATGCAGCTACCGAGCGCGGGCGCACGCTCGGCAACGACCCGGACGCTGGCTGCCTTGCCCGTGGCGTCGACCACGAGCTTGATGGTCACCAGCTCGTCCGGGGCTGCGGGTGCGCCGTGCTGCACGTGGCAGGCGCGGTACTGGGTATAGTGCTGGCGCAGGACGCGTTGCACTACCTCGAACGGAAGGCCATCGGAGACCTTCAGATCGGAGATCCGCAGTCGCGCCCCAAGCGCGGGCACGAAGCGCCGCCGCGTCGCGCTGATCTCGCGCGCGATCCTCTGCGCCTCGGGGCTCTTGTCGCCGAAATACGCCTGGGCTCGCTCCGTGCGCGCACCGCCTTCGGGAGAGAACACCGTGTTGGAGACCTGCGCTTCGATGCACTCGCGCACTTTGCCGGGCACCGGGCCGGTGGCGCGTGTCTGTTTGATGAACCCCTTGTCGTCGAGGTCCACTTCGAGCGTCACCGCGGCTTCGAGGCCCGGGGCGCAGGTGTTCGCGGCCGCTAGCGCGCCGGGCCAGGGTTCTTCCGGTTCGCTCCGAACACTGCCCATGCCACCTTCGATCGGCAGTGACCAGACGGGGACGTAGCCATCGAAGCGATGGGCGAACACATCGAGCACTGCACGCGTTCGTGCTGCGACGTCCCGCGGAGCAACGAACATCTCCGGCAGCGTGTTGAGCGCGCCGCTGGCCGATGGGGCGGGCGCGCTCGCAGTCACCGCCACCGACGCGCTTGGTGCTGGTGAGGGGGTCGCGCGATCACAGGCGAAGAGCAGCAGGCCTAGGATGGGCAGTGCGGAACGCCAGGGGTGTGCGCCACGGCGCCGTCGCATACACACAGCCCCCAGGACGATCAGCCACCAGCTCTCGTCGCCGTGCCGTCCGACGCCGCAGGAGAGAGCGTTCGCAGCGGAAGCTTTTGGCGGCGTGCCGGTGGCGCTCGTCGAGGGCGACGGGCCTGCCGGGTTCGCCTGCGCGCCGAGCCGCGCGTCCACGAGCGGAAGCAGCCGCGCTCGTGCCGAACGGCAAGCGTCGTCACATTTGGCCATGGGCACGAACACCACGTCCTCCCAGCCCCGCCGCTGCTGCTTGAAGTCCCCGAAGGTCTGTACGACCCGGGTGCGCGGCAAGAGCCCCGACAGCTGCTTGCCGAGCGGTTCTTCGACCTCCCCGACAAAAGGAAAGGAGCGAACGCCCTCGCTGAATGGACGCCGGAGGCGCCACTCGTCGTGGAGCGTCACGCCAGCATAGGGAATGAGCGGCACGTCGCTGACGACCCACAGCTCGAGCTCGCGGTTCTTTTGCTCCGGTGCGTCGGCGGGCTCGCGATACGGATAGAAGGGAAGCTCACTCTGGAAACTGATGCGGAGGGTGCGACTGGTCAGCTCCTCGTTGGCTGCCTTCGTGCCGTCGTAGCGCAGCGCCACGAAGTGAAAACCGAGCTGGACGTAACCGGCCATCCACGCCTTGCCGGACTCGCCGCTCTTGAAGCCGTGTTTGTCGAGCCACGCCGAGAGCGCGTCCTTGTCGGTTGCGGTCAGGACGAACGCGGTGAAATCGCCGACGCGCTTCTTTTCGATCACCTGCACGGGCGGGGGTCGAGGCGCCGTTCCTTTGCCCGAGCCGCCAAGTCCGGCGCCGAAGCCCAGCCCACCGAGCAGCAGTGAGCTCTCGACGAGTCCGGAGGGGTAGCGCTTCTCGAGCTCGTCGAAGGGCGACTTTTCCACGGCGTGCACCGTGGGTCGGCTGGGTGTCGGGACGACGAATCCGAACTCGCCGGCCGCGTGTGCAAAGCGCAGCTCACGCACGAAGTGCTGCAGCTTCGTCGAGCTGTCCCAGACGATGAGTGTGCGCTCCAGGCTGAGTCGGGGTGGGGCCTTCAGCCATTGGCCCGACGCAAACGCGCCGCAGGCTCGGGCGGGGCGCTCGCCCAAGCACAGGGCCAGAATCAAGAGCAGCGCGAGTCGGACGCTCGAGGGCATGACGAGAGGATAGGCCGACTGGGCGTCGAGCCGGTACTTCGCGTGCGCTTCGAGCTGCGTGAGCCGCGCCAGCCGAGACTAGAATACCGATCAGCTTGCGCTGCTCGTGTTCTAGGACCTTTACGTTGGGGCTGCGCCCCAAACCCCCGGCCTTCGGCCGTGCGCGCTCCGCGCGCGAGCGCCGAACACCTTGCAAGTCCCGGAAAACAAGCGACGTTCAACCTGTTCGGCGCTCTAGCGCTGCGACTCCGCGCTGCGGGCCCGCACGGTCCACGACGTGCCGGCGTCGGGGGTCTGTTCACGTGCAAAGCGGAAGCTCGGGGTCTCGAACACATCGCTGGCCACCGTCCTGGCGGGCTCGGAAGGGTCGAGCTCCGCGCTGAAGGTCCCGACGCGGGTCTCCTTGAAGCGCACGTTCCACATGTCGCACTCGACCCCGACGTAGCGTACGCAGTCGCCCTGGGCGCTCTCGTCGAGGAACACCGAGCCCTCGAGGCGGTGCCCGGGCCCGAGCTCGCCGGCGAACACGAGCTCTCGCTGCGGCAGCGTCGACTGCGACGAAAAGAGCGCTAGCAGCGCCGCGTAGCGCCGCGAGTACGGCTCACCGGTTGGTGGGTGTTCACTCTCGTCGACGAGTGCGTTTGCCGTCTTCGTGCTGAGCTCGAGGAACTCGCGGCCCGGGACGTAGGGCGAGTAGGTGCCGCGAGCCGTCCCGTCGTTGTGGGACGCGCTGCCCGCGGCCGCGACGGGGCCGAGCCCGCTGACCTCGATCTCCGCGAACAGGTGTTGGTATCGCCATTCGTCTCGGGTGGCCTCGGCGCGATCGCCAGGCAGCACGAATAGCCGGAGGCGCAGCGGGAGCGTACGGTCCCGAAGGCGAAGCTCACCGCGCCAGGCCTGGTTGTAGGGGTGGAGCGGCAGAGGGGGTGAAGCGCAGGAAGTGAGCAGGCCGCTGAGGCCCGCCAGCGTCAGCAAACAAAAGCCGAATCCGTCCCTCTGCGCGCGCGCCATCAGATTGAATCGCGGCGTTTCAGCGCGATCAGGATCCAGATCAGGATCAGGAACATCATCGCTGACAGCACTGCCGGCGGCAGCCAGATCAGCTCGTAGTCCTTGAACCCCCAGGCGCCGTTGAAGTCCATGCTCGCGATCTGCGCCTCGGCGCAGCGGAACTTCCCGGCGGTCACGAAGTTGTCGATGCTGGTCGTGTCCGGGCGTTTGAGGTCCATGACCCAGGCGGCGTCGGCGGCAATGGCGATGCGCTCCTGGGCGACGACACCCTGGAACCCCCAGCGCGCGGGCACCAGGTACATGGGCCACTCGAGCAGCGAGTTCGTGGTCATGGGGACCATGATGCCGCCGAGCACGACCTGCGGGATCAGGGCGATGGGGGTCAGCGCCATGGCCGCCTCGCTGCTGGTCACGATGGTGCTGAGCAGGAGGCCGATGGCCACGCTGTTCATGGCCGTGATGCACAGGGTACCGAGCTCGATCAGGAACGCCAGCGGACCCCCGTGGAAACCGAGGGCGAAGAACACGATGCCGAGCAGCACCGAGCACTGAATGATGCAGATGAAGGTGAGCAACAGGAACTTGCTGAAGACGTAGTTGAACAGCTTCAGGTTCACCATGCGCTCGCGCATGTAGATGGCGCGCTCCGCGACGATCTCGCGGGCGGCGTTGCTGGTGCCGAACCAGACCGCGGCGACCACGCAGAAGAACGCGGCGCCGGAGTGGTCGGTGGTGACCTGCATGCCGGACAAGAGGTCGTTCGAGCCCGCACCCAGCCCGCCGGAGCGGCGCCCGAGCTCCTGCAAGGCACCGAGGCACCAGTACGGAATTGCCTCCTTCTGACCGCCGAACACCAGCGCCAGGAGCACGCCGATGATGGGTGCCTGCGCGAGCATGATCACCGTGCCGCTGACGTCTCGGACCTTGGTCTTGAAATAACGCGAGAAGAGCAGGAAGAACTGGCCACGGGTCGAGCCGCGCCCGCGCTGCACGCCGGGCTGATGACTGCCGGCGCCCACGGCGCGGGGTCCGCTGTACATGCGCTGGAAGATCGAGTTCTGTGGGTTGAAGAACTCGGCGTTCCACTCGCGAGCGGCCGCTTGCCGCGCGGCGAAGCGCGTCGTGTAGGGGTTCTGCGCGCGTAAGGCGTCCCAGATCGGGCGCTCGCGCTGATTCAGCATGTCGAACATGTCGCGTGGGTTGTCGACATCATTCGGCTTGCCCAGCCGCTCCAGGAAGCTACCGAAGAACTTGTAGCCGTCCTTGGTCGGCCCGTAATAAATCGGGATGCCGCCTTGGCCGAGCACGAGGGCCAGGTTGAACTTCTCGTACTCGTCCTTCGCCGGCTGGTGAATCGTGCAGATGATGGTCTTGCCGGTCTGTTTCGCCAGCCCGGCGAGCAGCTCCACCAGGGCGGTCGTGTCGTCGGCGGCCAGACCCGAGGTCGGCTCGTCGAGGAACATGATCACCGGGTCGGTGACCAGCTCCATGGCGATGTTCACTCGCTTGCGCTGACCGCCCGACAGGATCTTCTTTTCGGGTCTACCGATCTGCAGGTGGGCGACGGCCTCGAGGCTGAGTTGTGCCAGCGTCGTCTGCACGCGGCGGTCGATCTCTTCTTCGCTGTAGTCGGAGGGCAGCCGGAACTTCGCGCTGTAGCGCACTGCCTCGTACACCGTCAGCTCCGGGTGCACGATGTCGTCCTGTGGCACGTAGCCGATGCTGCCGCGGAGCGCGTCGTAGATTGCGTACAGGTCCTCGCCGTTGATCCGCACCTGTCCGCCCGTCGGAGGCAGGTAGCCGTTCAGCGCCAAGAGCAGCGTGGTCTTGCCGGCGCCCGACGGGCCCATCAGCGCGATCAGATCGCCGGGCATCGCCTTGAAGCTGATGTGATCGAGCAGGGTCTTCATCTGACCGGGGTTGTCCCGATCGTCGACCTGCATCACCAGATCCCAGGCCTCGATCTCGTACAGCGGCCGTCCAGCCCACTGCGCGAGATCTTCCACGACGACGGCGACCTCTTCCGCCTCGACCTGGATCAAGAGCGGCATCGGGCCGACGAAGATCTTCTCGCCGTTGGAGACGGGCACCTTCTGGCCGGGCGGAATTCGCTGGCCGCGCACGTAGGTGCCGTTGCCCGCGCCGCGGTCCTCGACGAACAGCTGCGAGCCGACTTTGTGGAGCAGTGCGTGTTTGCTGGAGACCTGGGGGTGCGGCAGGACGATGTCGTTGTCGGGTGTGCGCCCGATGCTCTTGAAGGTCGGTTGACCTGGGCCGCCGATGGCAACCTGTCCGATCACGGTCTTGTGCTTCGGCCGCGCTGGGCCGCCGCCTGCCGCTGGCGCGGCGCCTGCCGCGGCTATGGCACCGGCAGGACCTGGGCCTGCAGCGCTGCCCTGGCCGGCGAGCACCTGTGCCAACTGAATTGCGAGTGGGATCGGCAGCGGCACCGGGCCCAGGGCGACGAGGGCGCTCGGGTCGAGGGCCGTCAGCTGGTTTGCCGCCAGGCGATTGCCGGCGATCCAGGTGCCACTCGTCGAGCCATGATCGGTGATCGCCAGGGGTGTCGTGCTGAGAGTCGCGTGCTGGCCCGAGACACTGCCGTGCTGCACGACGACGTTGGCACGCGCGGCTTCGCGTCCGAAGACGATCTGCCCCGGCGTGACTGCGAGGTCACCCTTCTGCATCAACATCAGGGCGAGCGCGGGGTGCGCATTGGGGACAGGCGTTTGCCCGACCATGAACTGATTGCGGAAGTCGAATGGGTGAGTTGACCCGGGTGCTATCGGCTGACCGTTGAGCGAGGTCTGGCTCACGCCCGCGTCGACGAAGACGAGCTGCCCGCCCCCCTGGTGCACGACTCGCGCGTGCTCTGGCGCGACTCCGGGGCCGCCGACGTGGATTTCGCAGTGCGGGGCGCTGCCGATGGTGATGGTCTGTTTGCCGAAGCCGGTGATCATCGAATCTCGCTTAATCGAACCGAAGCTCTAACAAAGCCGACAAGCGTTGGAAATCACGAGCCCGCGTCAGCGCTGTCGGAGCTTGCGTCGCTGGGCGGGGGTGGGGCGTCGGCGGGCGGTATTTCGGCATCTTCCGCCGCTGCCGAGGTGGTCGGGCGGGGCGGGACCCGCACCTCGGGTGGCGGTAGAATTTCTTCCGCCTGGGCGCGCTTCTGGTGGAGCGCCCGCACGACGGCCCAGGCGCCGACCGCGGCGAGCACCGTCAAGACGAGGCCGACGCCGAGCCACAGAACCATGCGCGACGACGGGGTGGGGCCTGGCGTGAGCGACAGATCCACTTCGTTCTGGCGGAAGCGCGCCGCACCCACCGTCAGTCCCGGCTCCGTGTGACGCTCGCCGGTGTCGACCTGAGTGAGCCCTGGCAGAGTGGGGTGTGGGGCCGGTGAGCCGCCATCAAACAGAGTGGGCGGCGGACCGGGGCCGGGGTCGGACAAGGTGCCTTCGGGGTTCGCCAGCAGCGTGCCGCTGTGGGTGGGAGCGACACCGTCCTGAATTACCGTGCCGTGTGCCGCTACCTGCGCGGGCAAATCGACGACCGACAACACGAGGGTCGTGATGTTGTCGTGCCCGCCCCGGGAGTTGGCAAGCCCAACGAGCTCCTGGCACACCGCTGCGGTACCGCTGCCCAGGCGGCGGTTCACGACCTCGAGGATCTCCGCGTCGGTCACCAGATCGGTGAGCCCGTCGCTTGCGAGCAGGAGCAGATCGCCGCGGCTGAGTGCGAGCGGTGTGGCGCGAGACTCGGGGTTCACCTCGGGCGCGATGCCGAGCGCGCGCGTGATCTGATTGGCGTCCGGGTGGGTGCGCGCCTGCTCGGGGGTTAGGCGTCCCGCGCTGACCAGCTCTTGAACCAGGGAGTGATCGCGGGTGACCCGCTCGATTTGCCCGGCGTGGACCCGGTAGGCACGGGAGTCGCCGGCGTGGCACAGCTCGGCGCCGCCCGGGTGAAGCAGCGCAGCCACGCAGGTCGAGCCGGGGCGGTGTTCATTCGGACCGGCGCCGCCGAGGGCGTAGACCGCTCGACCCGCGCGCTCGACCGCTTGTTTGAGCGCGAGCCCTGGCGGCAGCCCCGGGCTGGCCTCGCGTACTCCGTCGAGGATCGCAACGACCGCCGCCTGGCTCGCCGCGCGTCCCTTGTCGTGTCCCCCCATGCCGTCGCACACCACCGCCAGGTGGCCGAGGGGTGTCTCGGCGTAGCCGCTCGAGTCCTCGTTGACCTGTTTGGACGGATCTCGGCCCGCATCGCTCAGCTCGGCGAAGTCGACGACCACGCCGTGTGCGGAGCAGAGCACGCCCGGTTCGTCCTTTCTCTTCGACTACTCGAGGCGAACGGTGAACTCCACCGGACCGAAGCGGACGAGCGAGCCGTTGGGCGCCGGCGTCCACACTCCTCCGGTCAGCTTCGTGCCGTTGACCTGAGTGCCGTTGTTGCTCTGTTCGTCGCGGATGACGAGCTGCCCGCCATCGAGTCGTACCGTGGCGTGTACACCCGAGACCCGCGGCTCATTCAAGAGAATGCCGCACTGTGAACCGTCCCGTCCGGCGCGCATCTCGACGCCGGGCACCACGGTGAACACCCCGGCCGCACCCTGCAGCGTCGCCCGCGAGACCACCGCGGGCGCACCTCCGCCGTACGGATTTGGCGGTGGGGCTGCCATCGGCATCGGCGCGGCCCCTGCTGCTGGCTGGTTGCCGTACATGAACTCGGGGCTGGGTGGAGCGGCGACCGGCATCGGCATCGGCTGGGGCGCGGGTGCCGCATAGGGATTGGGAGCAGGCTGCTGCATGCCGCCGCCGTAAGGCTGAGGCGCTTGAGGCGCGCCGTAACCGCCGTAGGGCATGCCCATTGCCATCACCGGTGCGGGGGCAGGCGCTGCGCGCTTTTTGCTGCCGCTGCGCACGATCACCACGACCAGGAGCAGAAGCACCACGACACCGAACAGCCCGCCGAGCACCGGCAAGAGCGGAAACGGACTGGTCGTGCCCTTGACTTGCACGATGCTGTCGGAGGTTACGCCGCTCGTGCGACGGGCCTTGTTGTCGTAGACGACCAAACGCACCACCGCTTGTTCCCCGGAGCCGTGCAAGATCTTCTCTTTGTCCGGCGCCTCGAACTCGGCGTAGGTGTCACC
It encodes the following:
- a CDS encoding oxidoreductase, with the translated sequence MRTTRKPKLAVFKLASCDGCQLSLLDCEDELLAVAGAVDIAHFLEASSRVLRGPYDLTLVEGSITNEHDLDRLRAIRANSKKLVTIGACATAGGIQALRNYGDVSEYTRVVYARPEYIHTLARSTGVAEHVRVDFELRGCPVDKHQLLEVLNAFLNGRPPRVANHSVCLDCKRAGAVCVMVAQGIPCLGPVTHTGCGALCPRYSRGCFGCFGPAESANPPGLRSALSKVGTSKSEIARLYSTFNAAAPAFHGEHRSLTAEKDEAK
- a CDS encoding FAD/NAD(P)-binding protein, whose amino-acid sequence is MTDALFPEPMAILRIRNETADTFSFDLDARPRGGFRFAPGQFNMLYAFGFGEVPISISGDPLRPGVLTHTVRAVGPVTRALQGLKKGDVIGVRGPFGTPWPVDEAQGKDVLLVAGGIGLAPLRPTIYSVLSRRKVFGRVCIAYGARTPGDLLYTKEIARWRGRMDVQLEVTVDRGDPEWRGQTGVVTKLLRHFDFTPHDSVAMLCGPEVMMRFASRELEGLGMPAPRIYLSMERNMKCGVGSCGHCQLGPTFICKDGPVYPLTQLVRLMSVREL
- a CDS encoding cyclic nucleotide-binding domain-containing protein; this encodes MEVESLARSLAEQPFCKALTQSQVEFLAGCAKNARFDAGEYLVREGSASESMFLIRSGTVALENYLPGRGSLKIDTLVPGDVLGWSVLLPPFRWHLDARALEPTLAFALDANCVRGKVQADHGFGYALTLRLLAAADERLTQARLQQLDVYKAELR
- a CDS encoding 4Fe-4S dicluster domain-containing protein, translating into MDAWLMPRPALGALVSALRSRGYDVVGPTLRDGAIVIDSITSDAELPAGLGDTQEPGRYRVAARLDAAVFGYAVGVSSFKKYCLLPEERLFRVHREGKSLRFAQEPMVTRKLALLGARGCDLAALRLQDRVLGNDRHRDERYAARRAEVIVVAVHCGSPSASCFCTSMGTGPRAAAPWDLALTELIDGGPHRFIVETGSAIGVTLVQELALVSASHADRALAAKIPVAAGERITRHLETAGLRERLAANAEHPRYSDLGTRCLGCANCTLVCPTCFCTTIDDFTELDGSSAERRRRWDSCFTLDFSYLHGGSVRPSVGARYRQWLLHKLSTWHDQFGTSGCVGCGRCITWCPVGIDITEEAAAVSRPSKAVGTPEGAPWK
- a CDS encoding DUF2330 domain-containing protein, producing MPSSVRLALLLILALCLGERPARACGAFASGQWLKAPPRLSLERTLIVWDSSTKLQHFVRELRFAHAAGEFGFVVPTPSRPTVHAVEKSPFDELEKRYPSGLVESSLLLGGLGFGAGLGGSGKGTAPRPPPVQVIEKKRVGDFTAFVLTATDKDALSAWLDKHGFKSGESGKAWMAGYVQLGFHFVALRYDGTKAANEELTSRTLRISFQSELPFYPYREPADAPEQKNRELELWVVSDVPLIPYAGVTLHDEWRLRRPFSEGVRSFPFVGEVEEPLGKQLSGLLPRTRVVQTFGDFKQQRRGWEDVVFVPMAKCDDACRSARARLLPLVDARLGAQANPAGPSPSTSATGTPPKASAANALSCGVGRHGDESWWLIVLGAVCMRRRRGAHPWRSALPILGLLLFACDRATPSPAPSASVAVTASAPAPSASGALNTLPEMFVAPRDVAARTRAVLDVFAHRFDGYVPVWSLPIEGGMGSVRSEPEEPWPGALAAANTCAPGLEAAVTLEVDLDDKGFIKQTRATGPVPGKVRECIEAQVSNTVFSPEGGARTERAQAYFGDKSPEAQRIAREISATRRRFVPALGARLRISDLKVSDGLPFEVVQRVLRQHYTQYRACHVQHGAPAAPDELVTIKLVVDATGKAASVRVVAERAPALGSCIARSIRPARFPKPTRAPVQISATMTFGAR
- a CDS encoding FHA domain-containing protein, with the protein product MITGFGKQTITIGSAPHCEIHVGGPGVAPEHARVVHQGGGQLVFVDAGVSQTSLNGQPIAPGSTHPFDFRNQFMVGQTPVPNAHPALALMLMQKGDLAVTPGQIVFGREAARANVVVQHGSVSGQHATLSTTPLAITDHGSTSGTWIAGNRLAANQLTALDPSALVALGPVPLPIPLAIQLAQVLAGQGSAAGPGPAGAIAAAGAAPAAGGGPARPKHKTVIGQVAIGGPGQPTFKSIGRTPDNDIVLPHPQVSSKHALLHKVGSQLFVEDRGAGNGTYVRGQRIPPGQKVPVSNGEKIFVGPMPLLIQVEAEEVAVVVEDLAQWAGRPLYEIEAWDLVMQVDDRDNPGQMKTLLDHISFKAMPGDLIALMGPSGAGKTTLLLALNGYLPPTGGQVRINGEDLYAIYDALRGSIGYVPQDDIVHPELTVYEAVRYSAKFRLPSDYSEEEIDRRVQTTLAQLSLEAVAHLQIGRPEKKILSGGQRKRVNIAMELVTDPVIMFLDEPTSGLAADDTTALVELLAGLAKQTGKTIICTIHQPAKDEYEKFNLALVLGQGGIPIYYGPTKDGYKFFGSFLERLGKPNDVDNPRDMFDMLNQRERPIWDALRAQNPYTTRFAARQAAAREWNAEFFNPQNSIFQRMYSGPRAVGAGSHQPGVQRGRGSTRGQFFLLFSRYFKTKVRDVSGTVIMLAQAPIIGVLLALVFGGQKEAIPYWCLGALQELGRRSGGLGAGSNDLLSGMQVTTDHSGAAFFCVVAAVWFGTSNAAREIVAERAIYMRERMVNLKLFNYVFSKFLLLTFICIIQCSVLLGIVFFALGFHGGPLAFLIELGTLCITAMNSVAIGLLLSTIVTSSEAAMALTPIALIPQVVLGGIMVPMTTNSLLEWPMYLVPARWGFQGVVAQERIAIAADAAWVMDLKRPDTTSIDNFVTAGKFRCAEAQIASMDFNGAWGFKDYELIWLPPAVLSAMMFLILIWILIALKRRDSI
- a CDS encoding protein phosphatase 2C domain-containing protein: MLCSAHGVVVDFAELSDAGRDPSKQVNEDSSGYAETPLGHLAVVCDGMGGHDKGRAASQAAVVAILDGVREASPGLPPGLALKQAVERAGRAVYALGGAGPNEHRPGSTCVAALLHPGGAELCHAGDSRAYRVHAGQIERVTRDHSLVQELVSAGRLTPEQARTHPDANQITRALGIAPEVNPESRATPLALSRGDLLLLASDGLTDLVTDAEILEVVNRRLGSGTAAVCQELVGLANSRGGHDNITTLVLSVVDLPAQVAAHGTVIQDGVAPTHSGTLLANPEGTLSDPGPGPPPTLFDGGSPAPHPTLPGLTQVDTGERHTEPGLTVGAARFRQNEVDLSLTPGPTPSSRMVLWLGVGLVLTVLAAVGAWAVVRALHQKRAQAEEILPPPEVRVPPRPTTSAAAEDAEIPPADAPPPPSDASSDSADAGS